A single Brevundimonas sp. M20 DNA region contains:
- the fliN gene encoding flagellar motor switch protein FliN, which translates to MALEEFSSDNSFPAHEDVTEKSAHDLAPVFDVPVNISAVLGKAHMSVAQLLKLNRGSVLELDRKVGEAIDIFVNNRLVARGEVVVVEDRLGVTMTEIIKTEDSGA; encoded by the coding sequence ATGGCTCTGGAAGAGTTTTCCTCGGACAACAGCTTCCCCGCTCACGAGGACGTCACCGAGAAGTCGGCGCATGATCTGGCGCCGGTCTTCGACGTGCCGGTGAACATCTCCGCCGTTCTGGGCAAGGCCCACATGTCCGTCGCCCAGCTGCTCAAGCTGAACCGCGGCAGCGTGCTGGAGCTGGACCGCAAGGTCGGCGAGGCCATCGACATCTTCGTCAACAACCGTCTGGTCGCCCGCGGCGAGGTGGTGGTCGTGGAAGACCGTCTGGGCGTGACCATGACGGAAATCATCAAGACGGAAGACAGTGGCGCTTAA
- a CDS encoding flagellar assembly protein FlbE, with product MTVQAERKLFSFDTEFDAGGEVVRASAWRPVKHAWTQAEVEAMVAQAALEARESALAEVASIQAMALSSIGQALASAAPALTQIARAHREQAAELAMSAARVVAASALDRFPQAPLQAALETLGQEIDASPRLVIRTGDLNDETRERLQQMAADAGFSGVLAFRDEPGLPVAAFRLEWADGRADFEPEAAFGRMVEALNSALAAEAGHAETLNDGRF from the coding sequence ATGACCGTTCAGGCCGAAAGAAAACTCTTCTCCTTCGACACCGAGTTCGACGCGGGCGGCGAGGTCGTGCGCGCCTCCGCCTGGCGTCCGGTCAAGCATGCGTGGACGCAAGCGGAGGTCGAGGCCATGGTCGCCCAGGCGGCGCTGGAGGCGCGCGAAAGCGCCCTGGCCGAGGTCGCCAGCATCCAGGCCATGGCCCTGTCCTCGATCGGTCAGGCGCTGGCCTCCGCCGCGCCGGCCCTGACCCAGATCGCCCGGGCCCACCGCGAACAGGCCGCCGAGCTGGCCATGAGCGCCGCCCGTGTCGTCGCCGCCTCGGCTCTGGATCGTTTCCCGCAGGCTCCGCTGCAGGCCGCGCTGGAGACGTTGGGGCAGGAGATCGACGCCTCGCCCCGTCTGGTCATCCGCACCGGCGACCTGAACGACGAGACCCGCGAACGCCTGCAACAGATGGCCGCCGACGCCGGCTTCTCGGGCGTGCTGGCCTTCCGCGACGAGCCGGGTCTGCCTGTCGCCGCCTTCCGCCTGGAGTGGGCCGACGGTCGCGCCGACTTCGAGCCTGAAGCCGCCTTCGGCCGCATGGTCGAGGCCCTGAATTCCGCTTTGGCCGCCGAGGCCGGGCACGCTGAAACCCTGAACGACGGGAGGTTCTGA